In the genome of Vicingus serpentipes, the window ATAATCAATACGCCTATGGGAATGCTTGGTTTGTGAATAATACAAAAGTAGTTGAAAATGCTAATCAAGAAATATTGGCAATAGGAGATATAAATCCTAAAGAGACTGCTGTAGTTGATAAAAAGTTTGAAAATCTTATAGATAAGAGTTATCAAAATAATGAAGCATTTATTGTTATGGAAGACTACAAGCCTAACCATATTGTATACAATAGTAAATCTAATACTAATCAATTAGCTGTTTTTTCTGAAATGTATTATCATGATGACTGGGTTGCTTATATAGATGGGAAACAAGTCCCACATTTAAGAGCTAATTATGTTTTGAGATCTTTACCTGTTCCTGCAGGTGAACATAAGATAGAGTTTAAATTTGAACCAAAAATGATTGTGGTAGGTGATATTATATCAATTAGTGTTTTTGTTTTAATTATTCTAGCATTAGCATTTAGTTTTTTTCAAGAATGGAAAGCTAAAAATGAAGATAAATTAACAGGGGTATAATCGTATGATTTCTGTTGTAGTTTGTACTTATAATAGAGAAGTCTATTTGCCTAAAATGCTAGAAAGCATTCATTCGCAAATTTGTGAAAAAACTGATTTTGAAATTGTTTTAGTAAATAATAAGTCAACAGATAATACCGAAGAAATTTGTTTAAATTTTAAAAAAGAAAACCCATCAATTAATTTCAATTATTTCTTAGAAAAAAATCAAGGATTATCATATGCTCGTAATAGAGGTATAAAAGAATCAAAAGGAGATTTTATCGTTTTTGTAGATGATGATGCTTTTTTAGATGAAAATTATATCAAAGAGTTAGCTGTATATCTAAAAAAATCAGAAGGAGATTTAGGTTTTGGAGGTAAAATATTACCATTTTTAGAATGTGAATTACCTGCATGGATGTCTAAATATTTATCTTCATTAATGTCTATTATTGATTTAGGAAATGAAGTTAAGTTATTTAAAGGATCAAAATATCCTATTGGAGCAAATATGGGAGTATCAAAAGGGGTTATAGATAAGATAGGAATGTTTAACGAATCTTTAGGACGCACAGGAATATCGATGCTTGGAGGAGAGGAAAAAGACTTTTTTTTTAGAATTAAAGAAGCCGGGATTCCAATTTATTATTACCCAAAAATGTTAGTTCATCACGTGATTCCAGAAAAAAGGTTAACTGTTGAATTTATTAAAAAACAAGCTGAAGGAATTGGCGTTTCAGAAAAACTAAGAACAAAAAAAACTGGCGAGTTTTTAAAACGTTCAATATTGGAGCTTTATAAATGGGGAGGAACATTTGCATTATTTTTTATTTATTTAATAAAGGGACAAGTATCAAAAGGAGTAATGTTGTTAAAGTTTAGATGGTGGATTAGTAGAGGGTTATGGGGATAGTAATTCGTAAAACCATATCAACATCAATAATTAATTACCTAGGTGTTTTACTTGGAGTTGTGAATGTATTGTGGCTTCAAACGGCAATTATTTCTGAACTTCAAATAGGAATTTTGAGTTACGTAGTAGATGTATCGATATTACTTTTGCCTTTTATTTTATTTGGCACAAGTGGTTTACCAGCTCGTTTTATACATCTTTTTGCAGAAGGAAAAGATAGGAATGAATTTATAAATTTATTGTTTATAATACCTCTGATGACAGTTGTTATTACAGCAATTGTTTTCTTCGTTTTTGAGTCTAATTTAATTAAATCGTTGGGTGCTGATGCAGTTACTTACAGTCAATTTTTAGTATTTATTATTCCTTTAGTATTTTGTTATGCATATCAATATTTGTTAGAAGCGATACTAGCAACTGCCTCTCTAACAGTGTTCTCTGCATTCTTAAAAAGTATATTTAGAAGAGTAGTACTAATAGCTCTTCTTGTTTGTTTTTCAGTTCAAATATTAAATTTTTATCATTTGGTTTTATTTTATGTGTTTGCACATTTCATTGAAGTACTAGTTCTCTTTTTCTTTTTTAAGAAACATTTAAAATTCAAATTCAGTTTACCAAAATTGAATGTTTCTTCGGAGAAAAAGAAAGAAATAAAATCTTATGCTTTCTATTTAATAATTGGAGTTAGTGGGGTTGTAATGGTAGGTAAAATTGATTCAGTAATGATTAGTGGAATTACAGATGATTTTGGACAATTAGGAATATATTCAATAGCCTTTTTTATTGCAACAGTTATAGAGTTGCCTAAGCGAATAGTTCATCAACTAGCATTTCCCATAATGTCAAAAAACGTTACTGAAAATAAACAAGAAGAGCTTAGTGAGATGTATAAGCAAACCGGAGTTAATATGTCAATTATAGGTTTGTTTATGTTTTTAATTATTTGGTATAATATAGATGAATTATTTTTAATAATACCTAATGGTACTATTTATTCGACAGGAAAATGGGCAGTATTTTTTATAGGGATTTCTAAAGTTTTAGATGTTATTTTTGGTACAACTGATTTAATGATAAATGCTACAAAACATTATAAATGGAACGGTGTTTTGATACCTATTTTAATAGGATTAACCTTTATTACAAATTACTTTTTTATTAAAGAATATGGAATAGTTGGAGCCGCAATTGCAACAAGTTTAACTGTGTTTGTTTATTCTATAATTAAATATGTTTTAGTGATAATTCGGTTAAAGATGAATTTAATTTCGATACAACATATTTATATTACCATTACAACAATAATTGTAATAGGTGTGTTTTATATTAAGCCAATATTTTCGGCTAATAACTTTATAGAAATTGGCTTGAACAGTTTAATTATTAGTTTTATTTTTATTGGAGGAAATTATATCCTAAAATCATCCAAAGAAATGAACCAGCTTATTGATAATAGTTGGAATAAATATATCAGAAAAAAATGAAAATTATAGCACTTTTACCTATGAAGGGAAACTCAGAAAGAGTGCCGAATAAAAATCTAAAAGATTTTAATGGAAAACCCTTGTTTCATCATGTGCTTGAATCTTTGCAGAATTGCAAATTGGTTGATGAGGTTATAATTAATACAGATAGTGATAAAATTGCCGATAGCGCAACTACTTTTTCAAAAGTAAAAATTCATCAACGTCCCCAAGAAATTTGTGGTGATTTTGTTTCTATGAATGAAATTATAAATAACGATCTGGATAGATCAGATGGAGATATTTATATTCAAACACATAGCACTAATCCTTTGCTTAAGACAGAGACAATAACTAATGCTATTCAAGAATTTAAAAATTCGGATAAAGATTCTTTATTTTCTGTGACAAAACTTCAAACGCGTTTGTATTGGAAAGATGGGAAGCCAGTAAATCACAATCCTAATGAATTAATAAGAACACAAGATTTGCCCCCACTTTTTGAAGAAAATTCTAATATCTTTATTTTTACAAAAGAATCTTTTTCTAATTCGGGAAACAAGAGGATTGGGGTAAAACCCTTAATGTTTGAAATTGATAAATTAGAAGCAATAGATATTGATGAACCTCAAGATTTTATCTTAGCTGAAACTATTCAAAAACTTAACTTAGTGAAGTAATGAACTTAAAACAAAAAATACGAAATAAACAATTAACCTTAGGTAGTTGGATAACAATTCCAAACCAAGCTGTTATTGAAATAATGGCAACGGCAGGTTTTGATTGGTTAACGATTGATATTGAGCATTCGGCAGTAAATATAGAAAGTGTCCAAAATTTAATTGGTTTTATTCAAGGCAAAGGAATTAAAGCTTTTGTCAGAGTTTATGGCAATGATGAAGTAATCATCAAGCGGGTACTAGATGCCGGAGCAGATGGAATTATAGTTCCAATGATTAAGTCTAAACAAGAGGCTCAAGAACTAGTTAATCATGTTTATTATCCACCATTAGGGAAAAGGGGAGTTGGTTTATCAAGAGCTCAAGATTATGGTCTTGGATTTGATAAATATCAAGAAACGTTAAAAAATGATGTAGTTGTAATTGCTCAAATAGAGCACATTGATGCAATTAATAACTTAGAGGAAATTCTATCTATAGAAGAGATTGACTCTACTTTAATTGGGCCTTATGATTTGTCAGCTTCAATGAATAAGCCTGGACAGTATGATTTGCCAGAAGTAAAAGAAGCTATTGCAAAATATGATAAAATTTGTGATGCTTTGAATAAACCTAAAGGTGCTCATGTAATTCAATCAGATTATAGTTTTACCCAGTTAAAAATTGATTTAGGTTATACTTTCTTAGCTTTTTCATTAGACTTTTTCTTTTTGGGAGATAAAGCTAGAGAACAAATGGCATTACTTAAAAAATAGATGAATATGAAGATAGCAGTTTTTGGAGGTACAGGGTTTTTAGGTAGTTATTTAGTGACAGAATTGTTAGAACGTGGTTATAATGCATTTGCTCTAGATATTAATGATTCAGAGCATATCCCTTTAGATAAATTTATTAAAACGGACATTTTAGATGTTCACCATTTAAGTCAACTTTTTGCGGATCATAAATTTGATGTTGTTTATAACTTAGCTGGATTTGCTAGTTTAGAAAAGGCGGTTGAAAACCCTGTTGCTGCATTTCAGTTAAATGTTATGGGTAATCTTAATCTTATAGATTTATGCGTAAAACATGAAGTGAAGCATTTTGTTTATGCCAGTAGTGCTTATGCTATGAGTAGTAAAGGTTCTTTTTATGGTTTATCTAAATTATCTTCAGAAAAGATAGTTGAAGAGTACAAAGAAAAATACAATTTAGATTATACGATTTTACGTTATGGGTCATTGTATAGTGAAAGAGATTTTGAAAACAATTACATTTTTAATTTAGTTAAAAATGCGATTAAAACTGGAGAAATAAATCATGCAGGGGATGGAGAAGAGGTAAGGGAATATATTCATGCTTTTGACGCAGCAAAATTATCGGCAGATGTTATAGAAAATGAAGAACATAAAAATAAACATCTAGTATTAACTGGTGTAGAACGTATAAAGCGTGGTGAATTATTTAAAATGATTAATGAAATATTGGGTGATACTTTGAAGATCAACCTTTCAGCTGATGGGTATAAAAATCATTACAAATATACTCCATACAGTTTTACGGCAAAAACTAGTCAGAAATTAACTCCTAATCCTTATGTTGAAATGGGACAAGGACTGTTAGCCTGCATTCAAGAAGCAAATGAAATATTAAAGGGAGATGAGTAAAACCTTGTTTTTATCTTACCCATTAAATGATGAAGCCTTTGGTTATGGAAATGGCAATCGTTTTAAAATTTCTCAAGTAAGAGATATGTGTTGTGGAGATACCAGTAACAATTCTGTTTTTGAAATGCCCACACATTATGGTACTCATATTGATTTTCCTTATCATTTTTCTATAAATGGAAAAAAATCTACAGACTATCAAGCTAGAGATTTTATATATGATCAAATTGGTATTGTTGAGATTGACTCCGAAAAAGTAGAAGATTATTTAATCAAAAATAAAAATTTAGAGATAGATCATTTAGATCCCAATATTCAACTTTTATTTATTAAAACAGGTTTCTGTTCTAAACGATATACGCCTCAATACTGGGAGTTTGGATTCGGATTTCATCCAGAGACTGCAACTTTTTTAAAACAAAACCTCCCTAATTTAAAAGCGATTGCTTTTGATTTAATTTCAATGAACTCATTCCAGCAAAGAGAAATAGGAAGAGAAGCCCATAAAGAATATTTAATTGAGAATGATATTTTAATTGTTGAAGAGGTAGACTTATCTCAAGTATCTTCTCAGACTCAGTTTAATGAAGTAATTATTGCTCCTCTTTTACTTGATAAAGCTGATGGCGCTCCAGTAACTATAATTGCAAAAACAGTATGATAAAAGCTATATTTTACGATTTTGATGGAGTCATTAAAGAATCTACTGATATAAAATCAAAAGCATTTTATGATTTATATATTGAATTTGGTGAAGCTATTGCTAAACAAGTTGAACACTATCATATTGAACATGGAGGTGTTTCTAGATTTGAAAAAATTAGGTATTGGCATAAAACACATTTAAACATTGAAATTTCAGATAATGAGTTAGAACTTTGGGCTCAAAAATTTTCAGATTTAGTTTTGAAAAAAGTAGTAGAAAGCCCTTATGTAAATGGGGCTTTAAATACAATTACAAATCTGAGTAAAATTTATAAACAGTATATTATAACAGGAACACCACAAAATGAAATTGAAAAAATCTGTAATGATTTAGAAATCTCACATTTGTTTGAAAAAATATGCGGTTCTCCCACTAATAAAATAAAATGGTGTAATCAATTAATGCCTGAAATAGGATTAAGTAATAAGGAAATAGTTTTTATTGGAGATGCTACTACTGATTATGATGCCGCTAGTTACCATAACTTATATTTTATTTTGAGAGAACATAAAGAAAATGAGCTACTTTTTGCTGATAAAAGTGTTATTAAAATTAAGGATTTACTAAGTTTGGAATCAGTAATAAAAAAAATAAATTAATGAGAGTAGCGGTAACATCACCATCATTTTCTAAACATCCTGATTTAATTGCCAAAATGGGAGAAGAATTTCCTGATGCTAAGTTAAATTTAGAAGGGTTACTTTTTTCTAAAAGTGAACTAGTTGAATATTTAAAAGATTATGATGCCGCAATTGTTGGTTTAGATGAAATAGATGATGAAGTTTTAAGTCAATTACCACACTTGAAAATTATTGCTAAATATGGTGTTGGATTAAATAACATAGATTTAGAAGCATGCAAAAAATATAATGTGAAGATCGGTTGGACTGGTGGAGTAAATAGAGTTTCTGTTGCTGAAATGGTCTTAGGAAATGCACTTTCTTTGTTACGTAATTTATACCAAACTTCTAATTTACTTAGTGATGGTGTATGGAAAAAAGATGGAGGAGAACAACTTACGGGCAAAACGGTTGGGATTATTGGTGTTGGTTTTATTGGTAAGGAATTGATAAAAATGTTAAAACCTTTTAATTGTAAAATATTGGTTAATGATGTGATTAATCAAGATGCGTATTATGCTGAAAATAAATTAATAGAAGCATCAAAAGAAGAAATTTTTAAAAATTGTGATGTTATTACAATTCATACCCCTTTAACAATAGAGACAAAGTATATATTAAATAAGCAAGCATTTGATATGATGAAATCAAATGCTATAATATTAAATACAGCTCGAGGAGGTATAGTGGAAGAAAATGATTTATATTTTGCTTTAACTGAAGGGAAAATTAAGGCTGCATCACTTGATGTTTATGAAGAAGAACCGCCTACTAATATGAAATTACTAAGTTTACCAAACTTAATTTGCACCCCTCATATTGGAGGGAATGCAAAAGAAGCTGTTTTAGCTATGGGGATGAGTGCAATTGGCCATTTAATAGATTTTAAAATACAGTGATAACTGATATGTTGAAGAAAAAAATAAAAGAATTAGTTCCAAATAGCTTGATTGATCAGCCAGGAAAGTTGAGTCGAAGTAAGTATGAAATTGCTAAACTTAAGGATAAATTTAAAGGAAAACGTTGTTTTATTGTAGGTAATGGTCCTTCTTTAAATAAAATTGATTTAAAACTATTAGAAAACGAGTACAGTTTTGCTGTTAATTCAATTTATTATAAAACCCAAGAAATGGGCTATAAGCCTAGTTTTTATGTTGTAGAAGACCCTCATGTGATAAATGATAATATCAATGAGATTAATAATTACCAGTGTGATTATATGTTTTTTCCCGCTAAATTTAAGTCTAAATTTAAAAAGGGAGACAATCGTTATTTTTTGAATTTAGATTATTCTTTTTACAACGACACTAGTCCTTATTTTGAGATACCTAGATTTTCTCAAGATTTATCAGAGGAAGCGTTTTGTGGACAATCTGTAACCATTGTGAATTTACAATTAGCCTATTATTTAGGGTTTACAGAAGTTTATTTGATTGGAATGGATTTTAGTTATAATATACCAGATAGTGCTAAAGTTGATGGCAATGTAATTGAAAGCACCGAAGATGATGTTAATCATTTTCATCCTGATTATTTTGGTAAAGGTAAAAAGTGGCATGATCCTAAATTACATAACGTTTTAAAAAGTTACCGCTTAGCAAGATTAATGTTTGAATTAGATGATAGAAAAGTTATAAATGCAACTGTTGGTGGAAATTTAGAAGTATTTAATCGTTTAGATTTCAACTCTTTATTCAAATAAGTTATTGTGAAAAGGAAATTGAGTGAAATATTTTATTTCTTCTTGGCTACAGTTATAAAGTTGAGATTAATATTTTATAAACTTAAAAATTCTAATAAGCCATCTATATTTATTTTTACTGATTCTAGAGGGTTTGATGTGACTAAAATAACTCATAAATACAATCCTTTCTCTTGGTATACTAAGTATTTTATAAAAAACTATAAAGCAGATGTGTATGTTTGTCCGGAGCGAACAACAACCGTTTATGATTTTTTGGAATATTATCACAATACAAAAAAACAATACAAATTTGTTTTAGCTCATATAGGTGTAGTAGATTTTGCATCTCGACCAATCTCTCAAAATATAGAAATTTTAGAGTCTAAAAAAAGTAAAATTATTGGTTTTTTTGGTGAGGAAATTTATCAAAGACTGATTGATTTTAAAGGCTACAGTGAAGAATATAATGGTGAGAAAACATCGTCAACAGTCCCTGAATTCATGGTTGAATTGATAGCTACTGAATTTAATAAAATTGAAAATTTAATATGGATAAGTTGTAATGATGTTGATTTAAACTGGGTTGGAAATTATAAAAAACGACCTTCTAATTCAGGTATGATTTTAGAAAAAAGTAAAATGATGTTGGCTTTTTTAAAAAATAGCACAATTTTGGACTTAACAAAGTTGTCATATTCAGAAATACATGAATATACTTGTGATAATGTACATTTAACAAAAAAAGGAAGTAGATTTATCCTTGATAATTTAAATGAATTAATAGAGAAAAAATACAATTAAATGATTGAAAATTACCATAAAGCAATAAAAGAGGCTGTTGAAAGTGATGGGATTATTACTGATGACGAAGTATTGACTGGTTTTTCTGGGCATAGAATGGTTAGATTGTTACAGAATGTTGCAAAAGCTAGATTAGATCAAAATACTTGTTATGTTGAGGTTGGAGTTTTTCAAGGATTAACATTGTTGTCAGTGGCAAGAGTTCTAAATAAAGCACAAGTTTATGGGATAGATAATTTTGCTTTTTTTGATAAAGCAGGTAAAAACTTATCTATTGTTAATGAAAGAACTAAAAAATTAAATCTTAACAACGTAAACATTGTTAATGAAGATTATGAAGATGCTTTAGAGAATTTAAAAAATCATATAGGAGATAAAAAAGTTGGAGTTTATTTTATAGATGGTCCTCATGATTATAGAAGTCAATTAATGTGTTTAGAATTAATGAAACCTTATTTAGCAGATAATGCTATTATTATAGTTGATGATAGTAATTATAGGCATGTAAGACAGGCTAATAGGGATTTTTTATATAACA includes:
- a CDS encoding cyclase family protein — translated: MSKTLFLSYPLNDEAFGYGNGNRFKISQVRDMCCGDTSNNSVFEMPTHYGTHIDFPYHFSINGKKSTDYQARDFIYDQIGIVEIDSEKVEDYLIKNKNLEIDHLDPNIQLLFIKTGFCSKRYTPQYWEFGFGFHPETATFLKQNLPNLKAIAFDLISMNSFQQREIGREAHKEYLIENDILIVEEVDLSQVSSQTQFNEVIIAPLLLDKADGAPVTIIAKTV
- a CDS encoding 6-hydroxymethylpterin diphosphokinase MptE-like protein yields the protein MLKKKIKELVPNSLIDQPGKLSRSKYEIAKLKDKFKGKRCFIVGNGPSLNKIDLKLLENEYSFAVNSIYYKTQEMGYKPSFYVVEDPHVINDNINEINNYQCDYMFFPAKFKSKFKKGDNRYFLNLDYSFYNDTSPYFEIPRFSQDLSEEAFCGQSVTIVNLQLAYYLGFTEVYLIGMDFSYNIPDSAKVDGNVIESTEDDVNHFHPDYFGKGKKWHDPKLHNVLKSYRLARLMFELDDRKVINATVGGNLEVFNRLDFNSLFK
- a CDS encoding phosphoglycerate dehydrogenase translates to MRVAVTSPSFSKHPDLIAKMGEEFPDAKLNLEGLLFSKSELVEYLKDYDAAIVGLDEIDDEVLSQLPHLKIIAKYGVGLNNIDLEACKKYNVKIGWTGGVNRVSVAEMVLGNALSLLRNLYQTSNLLSDGVWKKDGGEQLTGKTVGIIGVGFIGKELIKMLKPFNCKILVNDVINQDAYYAENKLIEASKEEIFKNCDVITIHTPLTIETKYILNKQAFDMMKSNAIILNTARGGIVEENDLYFALTEGKIKAASLDVYEEEPPTNMKLLSLPNLICTPHIGGNAKEAVLAMGMSAIGHLIDFKIQ
- a CDS encoding glycosyltransferase — its product is MISVVVCTYNREVYLPKMLESIHSQICEKTDFEIVLVNNKSTDNTEEICLNFKKENPSINFNYFLEKNQGLSYARNRGIKESKGDFIVFVDDDAFLDENYIKELAVYLKKSEGDLGFGGKILPFLECELPAWMSKYLSSLMSIIDLGNEVKLFKGSKYPIGANMGVSKGVIDKIGMFNESLGRTGISMLGGEEKDFFFRIKEAGIPIYYYPKMLVHHVIPEKRLTVEFIKKQAEGIGVSEKLRTKKTGEFLKRSILELYKWGGTFALFFIYLIKGQVSKGVMLLKFRWWISRGLWG
- a CDS encoding acylneuraminate cytidylyltransferase family protein, which translates into the protein MKIIALLPMKGNSERVPNKNLKDFNGKPLFHHVLESLQNCKLVDEVIINTDSDKIADSATTFSKVKIHQRPQEICGDFVSMNEIINNDLDRSDGDIYIQTHSTNPLLKTETITNAIQEFKNSDKDSLFSVTKLQTRLYWKDGKPVNHNPNELIRTQDLPPLFEENSNIFIFTKESFSNSGNKRIGVKPLMFEIDKLEAIDIDEPQDFILAETIQKLNLVK
- a CDS encoding lipopolysaccharide biosynthesis protein, whose product is MGIVIRKTISTSIINYLGVLLGVVNVLWLQTAIISELQIGILSYVVDVSILLLPFILFGTSGLPARFIHLFAEGKDRNEFINLLFIIPLMTVVITAIVFFVFESNLIKSLGADAVTYSQFLVFIIPLVFCYAYQYLLEAILATASLTVFSAFLKSIFRRVVLIALLVCFSVQILNFYHLVLFYVFAHFIEVLVLFFFFKKHLKFKFSLPKLNVSSEKKKEIKSYAFYLIIGVSGVVMVGKIDSVMISGITDDFGQLGIYSIAFFIATVIELPKRIVHQLAFPIMSKNVTENKQEELSEMYKQTGVNMSIIGLFMFLIIWYNIDELFLIIPNGTIYSTGKWAVFFIGISKVLDVIFGTTDLMINATKHYKWNGVLIPILIGLTFITNYFFIKEYGIVGAAIATSLTVFVYSIIKYVLVIIRLKMNLISIQHIYITITTIIVIGVFYIKPIFSANNFIEIGLNSLIISFIFIGGNYILKSSKEMNQLIDNSWNKYIRKK
- a CDS encoding HAD family hydrolase produces the protein MIKAIFYDFDGVIKESTDIKSKAFYDLYIEFGEAIAKQVEHYHIEHGGVSRFEKIRYWHKTHLNIEISDNELELWAQKFSDLVLKKVVESPYVNGALNTITNLSKIYKQYIITGTPQNEIEKICNDLEISHLFEKICGSPTNKIKWCNQLMPEIGLSNKEIVFIGDATTDYDAASYHNLYFILREHKENELLFADKSVIKIKDLLSLESVIKKIN
- a CDS encoding class I SAM-dependent methyltransferase: MIENYHKAIKEAVESDGIITDDEVLTGFSGHRMVRLLQNVAKARLDQNTCYVEVGVFQGLTLLSVARVLNKAQVYGIDNFAFFDKAGKNLSIVNERTKKLNLNNVNIVNEDYEDALENLKNHIGDKKVGVYFIDGPHDYRSQLMCLELMKPYLADNAIIIVDDSNYRHVRQANRDFLYNNKEYKLMFQSYTKCHPLNLNENDRKEAEKDFWDGVNVIVKDTENKLKEAFPPTYRNRKLYEIEHELHASKHPDTLVYFLPIANTLGGLVKRISKKTFSKAGKFTAMNTYSENLPKNDFNESLK
- a CDS encoding HpcH/HpaI aldolase family protein; this translates as MNLKQKIRNKQLTLGSWITIPNQAVIEIMATAGFDWLTIDIEHSAVNIESVQNLIGFIQGKGIKAFVRVYGNDEVIIKRVLDAGADGIIVPMIKSKQEAQELVNHVYYPPLGKRGVGLSRAQDYGLGFDKYQETLKNDVVVIAQIEHIDAINNLEEILSIEEIDSTLIGPYDLSASMNKPGQYDLPEVKEAIAKYDKICDALNKPKGAHVIQSDYSFTQLKIDLGYTFLAFSLDFFFLGDKAREQMALLKK
- a CDS encoding NAD-dependent epimerase/dehydratase family protein is translated as MKIAVFGGTGFLGSYLVTELLERGYNAFALDINDSEHIPLDKFIKTDILDVHHLSQLFADHKFDVVYNLAGFASLEKAVENPVAAFQLNVMGNLNLIDLCVKHEVKHFVYASSAYAMSSKGSFYGLSKLSSEKIVEEYKEKYNLDYTILRYGSLYSERDFENNYIFNLVKNAIKTGEINHAGDGEEVREYIHAFDAAKLSADVIENEEHKNKHLVLTGVERIKRGELFKMINEILGDTLKINLSADGYKNHYKYTPYSFTAKTSQKLTPNPYVEMGQGLLACIQEANEILKGDE